The following are from one region of the Leucobacter sp. Psy1 genome:
- the allB gene encoding allantoinase AllB, which produces MAEEQAEQGGGHSGGTGAEGSERFDLVIRGERVLTTSGIRAREVGVRDGVVVALQPLGNGLEGDRVVELADDETLIPGLVDTHVHVNEPGRTEWEGFASATRAAAKGGVTTILDMPLNSIPPTIDVAALEEKRDAAREQAFVDVGFWGGAVPGNTGELRGLHDAGVFGFKCFLLHSGVDEFPPLDAAEMETDMRELQTYDSMLIVHAEDSRAIDRAPSPEGDVYERFLHSRPRGAENLAIAEVIERARWTGARAHILHLSSSDALAMIRTAKRDGVRLTVETCPHYLTLTAEEVPTGGTAYKCCPPIREASNRELLWEGLADGTIDYIASDHSPSTLDLKDLENGDFAVAWGGVSSLQLELPVIWTEARRRGFSLEQVVSWMAEKPADNVGLTGKGRIALGGDADFSVFAADDAFVVDVSHLEHKNPITPYAGRALSGVVRRTYLHGEEIDGETPTGRLLRRGMVE; this is translated from the coding sequence ATGGCAGAGGAACAGGCAGAGCAGGGCGGCGGGCACTCCGGAGGCACCGGAGCCGAGGGGAGCGAGCGCTTCGATCTCGTTATCCGCGGTGAGCGAGTGCTCACCACGTCCGGGATCCGCGCCCGCGAGGTCGGGGTGCGCGACGGCGTGGTCGTCGCACTGCAGCCGCTCGGGAACGGCCTCGAGGGTGATCGCGTGGTGGAGCTCGCGGACGACGAGACCCTGATCCCCGGCTTGGTGGACACCCACGTGCACGTCAACGAGCCTGGCCGCACCGAGTGGGAGGGGTTCGCCTCGGCGACGAGGGCCGCCGCCAAGGGCGGCGTCACGACCATCCTGGACATGCCGCTCAACAGCATCCCGCCGACCATCGATGTCGCCGCCCTCGAGGAGAAGCGGGACGCGGCGCGCGAGCAGGCCTTCGTCGACGTGGGCTTCTGGGGCGGTGCCGTGCCGGGGAACACCGGTGAGCTCCGCGGCCTGCACGACGCAGGGGTCTTCGGATTCAAATGCTTCCTGCTCCACTCAGGCGTCGACGAGTTCCCTCCGCTCGACGCCGCCGAGATGGAGACGGACATGCGCGAGCTGCAGACCTACGACTCCATGCTCATCGTGCACGCGGAGGATTCGCGCGCCATCGACCGTGCTCCGTCGCCCGAGGGGGACGTCTACGAGCGGTTCCTGCACTCGCGCCCGCGGGGCGCTGAGAACCTGGCGATCGCCGAGGTGATCGAGCGGGCGCGCTGGACCGGCGCGCGCGCCCATATCCTCCACCTCTCATCCTCCGACGCGCTCGCCATGATCCGTACGGCGAAGCGCGACGGTGTGCGGCTGACGGTGGAGACCTGCCCGCACTACCTGACACTCACTGCCGAGGAGGTGCCGACGGGCGGGACCGCGTACAAGTGCTGCCCGCCGATCCGCGAAGCCTCCAACCGCGAACTGCTCTGGGAGGGGCTCGCCGACGGCACCATCGACTACATCGCGAGCGACCACTCCCCCTCGACCCTCGACCTCAAGGATCTCGAGAACGGCGACTTCGCGGTCGCGTGGGGCGGCGTCTCCTCACTGCAGCTCGAGCTGCCGGTGATCTGGACCGAGGCCCGCAGGCGCGGGTTCTCGCTCGAGCAGGTCGTGTCGTGGATGGCGGAGAAGCCCGCCGACAACGTGGGTCTCACCGGCAAGGGACGCATCGCGCTCGGCGGCGACGCCGACTTCTCGGTGTTCGCCGCGGACGACGCCTTCGTCGTCGACGTCTCACACCTCGAGCACAAGAATCCGATCACCCCCTACGCCGGCCGTGCACTGTCGGGCGTCGTGCGACGCACCTACCTGCACGGCGAGGAGATCGACGGCGAGACGCCGACCGGTCGCCTGCTCCGCCGAGGCATGGTCGAGTAA
- a CDS encoding aspartate/glutamate racemase family protein, translating to MRILVANVNTTESMTDGIAEAARAVASPGTEIVGITPAFGAESCEGNFESYLAAIAVMDAIQRYEGEYDAVIQAGYGEHGREGLQELLTVPVVDITEAAASTAMYLGRSYSVVTTLDRTVPLIEDRLLLAGMMERCASVRSSGLGVLELEEDPERAVEAIVAEAERAVHDDRAEVIVLGCGGMAELKNRVVERCGVPVVDGVQAAVAVAEGLVQLGLTTSKSRTYAPPRPKRVTGFPVPRAS from the coding sequence ATGCGCATTCTGGTTGCGAACGTCAACACCACCGAATCCATGACCGACGGAATCGCCGAGGCAGCGCGCGCCGTCGCCTCCCCCGGCACCGAGATCGTCGGGATCACGCCGGCGTTCGGCGCCGAATCGTGCGAGGGCAACTTCGAGAGCTACCTCGCCGCGATCGCGGTGATGGACGCGATCCAGCGGTACGAGGGCGAGTACGACGCCGTGATTCAGGCGGGCTACGGCGAGCACGGTCGCGAGGGGCTGCAGGAGCTGCTCACCGTTCCGGTCGTCGACATCACCGAAGCCGCCGCGTCGACGGCGATGTACCTCGGCCGCAGCTACTCGGTGGTCACGACGCTTGACCGCACGGTACCGCTCATCGAGGACCGCCTCCTGCTGGCGGGGATGATGGAGCGCTGCGCCTCCGTGCGGTCCTCCGGGCTCGGGGTGTTGGAGCTCGAGGAGGATCCCGAGCGCGCCGTCGAGGCCATCGTCGCCGAGGCGGAACGGGCCGTCCACGACGACCGCGCCGAGGTGATCGTGCTCGGCTGCGGCGGCATGGCGGAGCTCAAGAACCGCGTCGTCGAGCGCTGCGGCGTTCCCGTGGTCGATGGAGTGCAGGCCGCGGTAGCGGTCGCGGAGGGTCTGGTGCAGCTCGGCCTCACGACCTCGAAGTCGCGCACCTACGCACCGCCTCGGCCGAAGCGGGTCACCGGGTTCCCGGTGCCGCGCGCATCCTGA
- a CDS encoding NCS1 family nucleobase:cation symporter-1 has protein sequence MSQDEVVHVPSRASEGLIDPAPSAVFAINAGISPRLYNRDLAPTTRTGRTWSAYSIFTLWANDVHSLGNYVWAIGLFSLGMSGGAILGALAFGALFLFLLLTLSGYMGEKTGVPFPVMSRISFGVYGAQIPGLLRGAVAIAWFGIQTYLASQVLQVVIIAIAPSAAGMQEGSFLGLSSLGWISFLALWVVQTIIVSYGMEMIRKYEAFAGPVILFTFVSLAIWVFVQADFSIAWNNGNPLTGAELWLGMLGAASAWVAIYGTFVLNFCDFTRGAMSKKSIVRGNFWGIPVNMLFFGLVVLALAGGSFKINGVAIASPADVVAALPNTVLLVLASLALIVLTIAVNLMANFVAPTYALTNLFPRHLNFRRAALISAVIGLVILPWNMYNSPVVIGIFLNGLGALLGPLFGIIMVDYWLIKKQRINVLDLYTENNRGEYHYRKGFNPRAVAALAISGSLALILTFVPIFHVISSFSWFIAAILGALTYGVLADRRGPFTDVEGEEIAVAPTH, from the coding sequence ATGTCGCAGGACGAAGTCGTCCACGTTCCGAGCCGCGCGTCGGAGGGTCTGATTGACCCGGCACCGTCAGCAGTGTTCGCCATCAACGCGGGGATCAGCCCTCGGCTGTACAACCGCGACCTGGCGCCGACAACGCGCACGGGTCGCACCTGGAGCGCCTACAGCATCTTCACCCTCTGGGCCAACGACGTGCACAGCCTTGGGAACTACGTCTGGGCCATCGGTCTCTTCTCGCTCGGCATGAGCGGGGGCGCCATTCTCGGCGCGCTCGCCTTCGGCGCGCTCTTCCTGTTCCTCCTCCTCACGCTCTCGGGTTACATGGGCGAGAAGACGGGCGTCCCGTTCCCGGTGATGAGCCGCATCTCCTTCGGCGTCTACGGCGCCCAGATCCCCGGTCTCCTCCGTGGCGCGGTCGCGATCGCGTGGTTCGGCATCCAGACCTACCTCGCCTCGCAGGTGCTCCAGGTCGTCATCATCGCCATCGCCCCCTCGGCCGCCGGCATGCAGGAGGGGTCGTTCCTCGGCCTGTCGTCCCTCGGATGGATCAGCTTCCTGGCGCTCTGGGTCGTGCAGACGATCATCGTCAGCTACGGCATGGAGATGATCCGCAAGTACGAGGCCTTCGCTGGGCCCGTCATCCTCTTCACCTTCGTCTCGCTCGCGATCTGGGTGTTCGTACAGGCCGACTTCAGCATCGCCTGGAACAACGGGAACCCCCTGACGGGGGCCGAACTCTGGCTGGGTATGCTCGGCGCCGCGTCCGCCTGGGTCGCGATCTACGGCACCTTCGTCCTGAACTTCTGCGACTTCACACGCGGGGCGATGTCGAAGAAGTCCATCGTCCGCGGTAACTTCTGGGGCATCCCGGTGAACATGCTGTTCTTCGGCCTCGTCGTCCTTGCACTCGCCGGCGGCTCATTCAAGATCAACGGCGTCGCGATCGCCTCCCCCGCCGACGTCGTCGCGGCGCTGCCGAACACCGTGCTCCTCGTCCTCGCGTCGCTCGCCCTCATCGTCCTCACCATCGCGGTGAACCTGATGGCCAACTTTGTGGCCCCCACCTACGCGCTCACGAACCTGTTCCCCCGCCACCTGAACTTCCGTCGGGCCGCACTGATCTCGGCCGTCATCGGCCTCGTGATCCTGCCGTGGAACATGTACAACTCCCCCGTCGTCATCGGCATCTTCCTCAACGGCCTCGGCGCCCTGCTCGGGCCGCTGTTCGGCATCATCATGGTCGACTACTGGCTCATCAAGAAGCAGCGGATCAACGTGCTCGATCTCTACACCGAGAACAACCGGGGCGAGTACCACTACCGGAAGGGGTTCAACCCCCGCGCCGTTGCGGCCCTCGCGATCTCAGGATCGCTCGCGCTGATCCTGACTTTCGTGCCGATCTTCCACGTCATCAGCTCCTTCTCCTGGTTCATCGCCGCCATCCTGGGAGCCCTGACCTACGGCGTACTCGCGGATCGCCGCGGCCCGTTCACCGATGTGGAGGGCGAGGAGATCGCCGTCGCACCGACCCACTGA